One Chanodichthys erythropterus isolate Z2021 chromosome 10, ASM2448905v1, whole genome shotgun sequence DNA segment encodes these proteins:
- the tmem135 gene encoding transmembrane protein 135 yields the protein MAALSKSIPHSCYEIGHTWSPSCTTSTLQVTAGALEVSFKIYAPLYLIAAILRRRKKDYYKKRLLPEILQSTSFLTANGGLYIAFFCILRKLLGRFYSWSAGFGAALPASYIAILIERKSRRGLLTIYMANLATETIFRMAVTRGLVKPMKHGEVLLFCLTASLYMFFFRCKDGLNGFAFSALKFIVGKEEIPTHSCLAEHAYTQGSERDAQPPEERPEHTPASRGSCIRAFTRKLLDSICKHGPRHRCCKHYQDNCFSYCVKGFIRMFSVGYLIQCCLKVPSAFRQAFTKPSRLLWLLYNKENFQLGAFLGSFVSIYKGTSCLLRWMRNLDDELHALIAGFLAGTSMFFYKSTTISMYLFSKLVETLYFKGIEAGRFPYFPEADTVIYAISTAICFQAAVMEVQNLRPSYWKFLLRLTKGRFALMNRKVLDVFGTDASRHFGDFRPKLDPRYVLCPMDMDVQLG from the exons ATGGCTGCTCTCAGCAAGTCCATACCGCATAGCTGCTATGAGATAGGACACACATGGAGTCCTTCATGTACGACCTCCACCCTCCAGGTGACAGCTGGTGCTCTGGAAGTCTCATTCAAGATATATGCTCCTCTGTATCTG ATTGCAGCCATTTTAAGAAGAAGGAAAAAGGATTATTACAAGAAAAGGCTGCTTCCTGAGATCCTGCAATCCACGTCTTTCCTGACCGCAAATGGAGGCCTCTACATTGCGTTTTTCTGCATTCTCCG TAAGCTGTTGGGACGTTTCTACTCCTGGTCAGCAGGCTTTGGGGCGGCACTGCCGGCCTCATACATCGCCATACTAATAGAGCGGAAAAGCAG GAGAGGACTTCTGACAATTTACATGGCAAACCTG GCAACGGAGACGATTTTTCGGATGGCTGTCACGAGGGGTCTTGTTAAGCCCATGAAACATGGAGAG GTTCTTCTCTTCTGTCTGACTGCATCTCTCTACATGTTTTTCTTCAG ATGTAAAGACGGACTGAATGGCTTTGCTTTCTCTGCCTTAAA ATTTATAGTTGGGAAGGAGGAGATCCCGACACACTCTTGCCTGGCCGAGCATGCGTACACACAGGGCTCAGAGAGAGACGCGCAGCCACCGGAGGAGAGACCAGAGCACACGCCTGCCTCCAGGGGGAGCTGCATCAGAGCGTTTACACGGAAACTCCTAGACTCTAT ATGCAAACATGGACCCAGGCATAGATGTTGCAAACACTATCAAGACAACTGCTTCTCCTACTGTGTTAAA ggttTCATCCGGATGTTCAGCGTGGGTTACCTCATTCAGTGCTGTTTGAAGGTTCCATCAGCATTCAGACAGGCCTTCACCAAACCCTCTCGTCTGCTCTGGCTGCTCTACAACAAAGAGAACTTCCAGCTAGGAGCTTTCTTGGGATCTTTTGTCAGTATATACAAG GGCACAAGCTGTTTATTGAGATGGATGCGGAACCTGGACGACGAGCTCCACGCTCTCATAGCAG GTTTTCTTGCTGGCACGTCAATGTTCTTCTACAAGAGCACTACCATCTCCATGTACCTCTTCTCCAAACTAGTGGAG ACGTTGTATTTCAAAGGAATCGAGGCAGGCAGGTTTCCGTACTTCCCTGAGGCTGACACAGTAATCTATGCCATCTCCACTGCCATCTGTTTTCAAGcg GCGGTTATGGAAGTGCAAAATCTGAGACCATCATACTGGAAGTTTCTACTGCGGTTGACAAAGGGCAG GTTTGCTCTGATGAACAGAAAAGTGCTTGATGTTTTCGGGACCGATGCTTCCAGACACTTTGGTGACTTCAGGCCTAAACTTGACCCCAGATATGTGTTGTGTCCCATGGATATGGACGTGCAGCTGGGCTGA